One window of the Caminibacter pacificus genome contains the following:
- a CDS encoding energy-coupling factor ABC transporter ATP-binding protein, which produces MSFIDLKNVTYKYENEFLALDDVSFSIEKNEKVVLLGSNGSGKSTILRILAGLYFPKKGEYFFGGVKITKKSVKKDFRKKVGILFQNPDSMIFNPTVFDEIAFSLKEFGFDNIEDRVNEIAKKFGIEKLLKKSPLHLSGGEKQKVMLASILVYEPEFLILDEPTAAMDPRTTGWFLDFMYELELTTIAATHDLALAYELSDRALVMSEEHKLLYDGDMEELMKDLDTLIKANLIHKHKHKHKKFIHSHYHLHF; this is translated from the coding sequence ATGAGTTTTATAGATTTGAAAAATGTCACGTATAAATACGAAAATGAATTTTTAGCGCTTGATGATGTAAGTTTTTCTATTGAAAAAAATGAAAAAGTTGTACTTTTAGGAAGCAACGGAAGTGGAAAATCTACAATTTTAAGAATACTTGCCGGATTATATTTCCCAAAAAAAGGCGAATATTTTTTCGGGGGAGTAAAAATTACCAAAAAAAGCGTTAAAAAAGATTTTAGGAAAAAGGTCGGAATTTTATTTCAAAACCCCGATTCGATGATTTTTAATCCGACCGTATTTGATGAAATAGCTTTTAGTTTAAAAGAGTTCGGGTTTGATAATATCGAAGATAGAGTAAATGAAATAGCTAAAAAATTCGGAATCGAAAAACTTCTAAAAAAATCGCCTCTTCATTTAAGCGGAGGAGAAAAACAAAAAGTTATGCTTGCGAGTATTTTGGTATATGAACCGGAATTTTTAATTCTTGATGAGCCCACAGCCGCAATGGACCCGAGGACTACGGGATGGTTTTTGGATTTTATGTATGAACTTGAACTAACCACTATAGCGGCTACTCACGATTTGGCACTTGCGTACGAGCTTAGCGATAGGGCGCTTGTAATGAGTGAAGAGCATAAGCTTTTATATGACGGAGATATGGAAGAGTTGATGAAAGATTTGGATACTTTAATAAAAGCGAACCTTATCCACAAACACAAACATAAACACAAAAAATTTATCCATTCTCACTATCATTTACATTTCTGA
- the hypB gene encoding hydrogenase nickel incorporation protein HypB: MCDSCGCATGHKHDHNHGHKEEVINEDIKNNPQLSHKVTVIEKILSKNNAMADEIRKTFDEHKITCFNMMSSPGSGKTTTLENLADKLPYKFAVIEGDLETSRDAERIRNKGIWSFQLQTGRACHLDAGMVKHAIPHFPFDEVEVAFIENVGNLVCPASYDVGAHYNMVFVSVPEGDDKIEKYPVMFRKADIVVITKADMLEFFDFDVKRAKEAANKLKPGVPVVLLNNKTGEGLDEIIEWIKSKREEHLKSLENR, encoded by the coding sequence ATGTGTGATTCTTGCGGATGTGCAACTGGGCACAAACATGATCATAACCATGGACATAAAGAAGAGGTGATTAACGAAGATATTAAAAATAATCCCCAACTATCTCACAAAGTGACCGTAATTGAAAAAATTCTCTCAAAAAATAACGCAATGGCCGATGAAATAAGAAAAACATTTGATGAGCATAAAATCACTTGTTTTAATATGATGAGCTCTCCGGGAAGCGGAAAAACGACGACTCTTGAAAATTTAGCGGATAAGCTTCCTTATAAATTTGCGGTAATCGAAGGAGACCTTGAGACTTCTCGCGATGCCGAGAGAATTAGAAATAAAGGAATTTGGTCTTTTCAACTTCAAACGGGTAGGGCGTGTCATCTTGACGCCGGAATGGTAAAACACGCAATTCCTCATTTTCCTTTTGACGAAGTTGAAGTGGCTTTTATCGAAAACGTAGGAAATTTGGTATGTCCGGCAAGCTATGATGTTGGAGCTCATTATAATATGGTGTTTGTTAGCGTGCCTGAGGGTGATGACAAGATAGAAAAATATCCGGTAATGTTTAGAAAAGCGGATATCGTAGTTATCACAAAAGCCGATATGCTTGAATTTTTCGATTTTGACGTAAAAAGAGCAAAAGAAGCGGCAAATAAACTAAAGCCCGGAGTTCCTGTAGTGCTTTTAAACAACAAAACCGGTGAGGGGCTTGATGAAATAATCGAATGGATTAAGAGTAAAAGAGAAGAGCATTTAAAGTCTCTTGAAAACAGATAA
- a CDS encoding HypC/HybG/HupF family hydrogenase formation chaperone, with protein sequence MCLAIPSKVLKITEDNMAEVDTLGVKRVVSLDLMPEPVKEGDYVLIHVGYAMGKIDEKEALESIEIYKQLAEAAMQEEYEIDPEKLVTEDGPLLYKPPTEDEK encoded by the coding sequence ATGTGTTTGGCAATTCCGAGTAAAGTTTTGAAAATAACGGAAGATAATATGGCCGAAGTGGATACTTTGGGAGTTAAAAGGGTTGTTAGTCTCGATTTGATGCCCGAACCTGTAAAAGAGGGAGATTACGTACTTATTCACGTCGGATACGCTATGGGTAAAATCGATGAAAAAGAAGCACTTGAAAGTATAGAAATTTATAAGCAGCTTGCCGAAGCCGCAATGCAGGAAGAATACGAAATCGACCCTGAAAAGTTAGTGACGGAAGACGGTCCGCTTTTATACAAGCCTCCTACGGAGGATGAAAAATGA